The DNA segment CCGAGGATGCCGACGACGACGGCGGCCACCCCGCCGCTGAGTTTCTCGGGCTGCGCCAACTGCTCGCCGATGAGCGGGAACTGGCTGACGGTCGACTCCACGACCTGCTGCTGGAGTTCAGGACGGCCGACGAGCACCACGCCCAGCGCGGTGGTCAGCAGGAGTAGCAGCGGGAACATCGAGACGAACGCGTAGTAGGTGATCAGCGCGGCGAGGTAGCCGCCCTGGTCGTCGACGTATTTGTAGACGACCGCGATGATGTAGCCGATGACGCGGCTACGCTGTTGCAGCCTGTCGAGCCATCCGATCACCGCAGCACACCTTCCCCGCGCCCACTAGTGCGCCCGGCATACCCCCTGCGACCGGCAAAAACACCACCGGTTCCCGCGGCGGCGGCTAACCCGGGCCCGGCTCCCCGTCCCGGCCGGCCGATTCGACGGTGGCCAGCTGGTCGATACCGCTGATCCGCAGCACCGGGATCAGGTACGGGTTGGCCAGCAGCCGCAGGCCGGGCATCTGGTCGGCGTGCACGGTCAAGGCGCCGATCGCGGCGCTGTCCAGGTACTCGACCGCGCTGAGATCCACCGTGACCGGTCCCCCGGCGCCGTCGACGACGGTGGACAGGGCCCGACTGAAGGTGTCGACGTTGCTCAGATCGATCTCACCGGCGGCGACCAGCAGCGGGGTGCCGTCCTCGTGCCGATCGGCGCTGACGGTGAGCGGTGTGGCCATCAGATGATCCTCGCGTTGAGGTGGACGGCGGTGCCGTCGTCACCGGGCCGGATCGTGACATCATCCATGAGGCCCTCCATCAGCGCCACACCCCGGCCGCGCCGGGTGTCGGCCTTGGTCCGTGGCGGTTTCCACGAACCGGTGTCGAGCACCGAGACGTACAGCCGGTCGACCATGGCCGTCGCCCGCAGCGTGACGAACCCGTCGGGCCGGTCCCGGTGGCCGTGCTCGATCGCGTTCGCCACCGCTTCACCCGCCGCGATGAGCACGTTCATGGCCTGATCCGGTCCCACCCCGGCCTGGGCGAGCCAACGACGAAGTGCGCCACGGGAACTCGAGAGGAACTCATTGCGCGCCGGGAAGACCATGTCCAGCGGCGCGGGTTGACGGTAGAGCAGCAGCGCCACGTCGTCCTGGTAGCCGCCCTCGGGTGCCAGCCGCGACATCAACTCGTCGGCGACATGGTCGAGGGCGGCGGCGCGGCCTTCGGCGACGAGGTCGGCGGCGCGGCCGATCCCGGTGTCCAGCGAGGCGCGGCGGCGCTCCACCAGCCCGTCGGTGTAGAGCAGCAGCGTGGCGCGCGCGGACAGGGTCACCCGGCCTTCGGGCCGTTGCTCGTCGGGCCGCAGCGCCAGCGCGAAACCGCGTGCCTCGTCGAGGGTTCGGACGGTGCCGTCGGCGTCGACGAGGATCGGCGGCGGATGGCCCGCGCTGGAGTAGACGAGTTCACCGGTGTCGGGGTTGAGCACCGCGCACCACACGGTGGTGCAGCGCGCCCCCGGCAGCCTGGCGGCGAACCGGTCCAGACCCCCGAGCGCCGCGCCGGGGCTCGGGTGGTCGAGCAGCAGCGCCCGGCACGCGCTGCGCAGCTGACCCATGACGGTGGCCGCGTCCAGGTCGTGGCCGACGCAGTCGCCGACGATCAGCGCGATGCAGCCGCCGTCGAGGTCCACGACGTCGTACCAGTCGCCGCCGACCTGGAGGGGCCGGGTGGCCGGCTGGTAGCGGACGGTGAAACCGCGGGGCAGCCGGGCCGGTCCCAGGATCGCGTGCTGCAGGGTCAGCGCGGTCTCCCGCTGCTGGTCGAGCTGGTGGACACGGGACAGACCCTGCCCGAGGCGGCTGGCGAGCACCGTGAGCAGCGTGTGGTCCTCGGGTGTGAAGGGACGCTGCTCGAGTAGTTCGATCCACAGCACGAGCACGCCGCGGGGGTGCTGCATGGTGATTCCCGCGGTGCCGTACTCCGAGGTGTCGGTGGTCAGCAGGTCGGCGTCGCGCAGCGCGGTGATCGCACTGCGATGGCGCGCGGGGAGTTCCCGCCACCGCGCGGGTTCACCGGCGCAGATGACGTCCGGCACCGCGTCGCTGTCCGGCGCGTGCGGGGCCGGGAAGGTGACCGCGAGCACCCGGCGGGCCTGCCACAGCCGGAGCAGTTCGCCGACGGCGGCGTGCAGTGCCCCGTCGAGCGTGTCGGCGTCGACGAGTTGTGCGTTGAGCGCCGCGAGCGCGGACTCGCGCTGCACGGTGTAATGCTCGGCGGTGACGTCGCGGAAGGTGCCGACCGTGACCCGACGGCCGGTGTCGGGATCCTCGGCCGGGTTGAAGCTCGCGCTGACCCACACCCGGTGCCCGTCGCGGTGCACGACCGGGAATGTGTGGTCCCCGTGGATCTGCTCGAGCACTCCCGAGAACGCCCGGCTGGTCAGCCGGTAGCCGTCCGGATCGGTGTCGGGGTCCGGCCACCACGGCTGAACGGGTTGGTACGGCAGCCCTTCCGGACCGTAGCCGAGGATCTCGGTGAACGCGGTGTTGATCTCGACGATGGCACCGTCCTCGTCGCAGACGAAGAACGCCTCCTGCAGTGAGTCGATCAGCGCGGTGCGCCAGCGGTTGTGGTGGTTGCGCAACCGCGCCAGGGCCACATTGGCGCGTACCCGGGCCAGGAATTCCGCTGCCGCAAAGGGTTTCACGAGGTAGTCGTCGGCGCCGGCCTGCAGGCCTTCGATCGACGCCTCCTGACCCGCCCGCGCGGACAGCAGTAGCACCGGCAGTGCGGCCGTGCGGGGTTCGGTCCGCAGCGCCGCCACCAGGCCCAGACCGTCGAGCCGCGGCATCATCACGTCGCTGACCACCAGGTCGGGGATGTCGGCGCGGACGGATTCCAGCGCCTCGTGCCCGTCGGTCACCGCGGTGACCTCGTATCCGGCGCCGTGGAGCAGGCCCGTGAGGTAGGACCGCATGTCGGCGTTGTCGTCGGCGATCAGCACACGCGCCCCGGCGTCGGCGGACCCGGAGACGGCGCCGGTGACGCCGGCGTCGACACCTGCGTTGGGCTCGGTGGGCAACCAGCGCAGCGCCTCCTGCACATACGGGTCCGCGATGTCGGAGACGGCCGAGACCCGTCGCGGTGGCGCGACGTCGTCGGGCGGCAGATGCGTTGCACCGTAGGGCATCCCGATGGTGAAGGTGGTGCCGCGACCCTCCTCGCTCTGCGCGGTGATCGTGCCGCCGTGCAGGCCGACGAGTTCCTTGACGAGCGCCAACCCGATTCCACTGCCCTCGGTGGACCGCGCGTCGGTGGTCTGGATCCGGTGGAACCGCTCGAACAGCCGGGGCAGGTCGGCCTCGGCGATCCCGACCCCGGTGTCGGCGACGGTGACCACCGCCTCGCCGCCCTCGTGGGCGACCCGGACCGTGACGGCGCCTTCGAGGGTGAACTTCAGCGCGTTGGACAGGAGGTTGAGAACGACCTTCTCCCACATGTCCCGGTCCACGTACACCGGTTCGGCCAGCGGCGGACAGTCGACGGTGAACTCGAGACCCGCCCGCTCGACGGCGGAGCGGAACACGCTGGCCAGCTCGGCGGTGACGGCGGCGAGGTCGACGGGTTCGAAGCGCGCCTGCATCCGGCCCGCCTGGATCCGCGAGAAGTCGAGCAGCGTGTTGACCAGTTTCGCGAGCCGTAACCCGTTGCGGTGCACCAGTTCCAGTTCGTGATGCGCCTGCTCGTCGAGGCCCGGGGTGCGGTTACGCAGTTCGGCCAGCGGGCCGAGGATCAACGTCAGCGGCGTGCGGAACTCGTGGCTGATGTTGGAGAAGAACGTCGTCTTGGCCAGATCGAGTTCGGCCAGTTCCTCGGCCCGCCGCTGCTGCGCCCGGTAGCTGCGGGCGCTGCCGATCCCGGCGGCGAGGTGCCCGGCGACGAGTTCGACGAACCCGCGGTAGCCCGCGTCGAGCCGCCGGTGAGAGTTCAGGCCGGCGACGAGGAAGCCGACCGGATCGGCGCCCTGCTGCAGCAGCGGCACCACGAGCGCCTGCGCGGGCGGGTCGGGCCACACGCCGCGCGGCAGGCGCAGCGACTCGCCGTCGACGTCGAGCAGCACCGATTCACCCTGAGCGGGCAGTTCGACGGGCCACACCGAGAGTCCTTGTGCGGACAGCGTTTCCGGAGCCGCCGGCGGTCCAGGCGCGATCCCGCTGGCCGCGGCGAGCCGCGCATCGCCGCTGTCGTCGAACAGATAGGTGAGGGTGAACGGCAGGTCGTAGAGGTTTCCGCTGAGCTGTTCAGCGGCGAAGGCCAGCATCTGCTCCTCGGTGCGCACGACGCTCGGATCCGATCCGAGGTCGCGCAGGGTCGCCATCCGGCGCTCGGCGATGACCCGCTCGGTGTCCTCGCTGACCACGCACAGCATGCCGACGACGCGGCCGCCGTCGTCACGCAGCGGGCTGTAGGAGAAGGTGTGGTAGGTCTCCTCGGAGTATCCGGACCGTTCGAGGAACAACAGCAGCGCCACATCCCAGGTGGCGTGGCCGGTCGCGAGCACCGATTCGATCCGCGGGCCGATGTCGGGCCAGATCTCCGCCCACACCTCGCTGGCCGGGCGGCCCAACGCCCAGGGGTACTTGCGTCCCAGCGTGTCCCGGCGGTAGGCGGCGTTGCAGAAGAACGTCAGCTCTGGACCCCACGCCATCCACATCGGGAAACGCGACGACAACAGGATGCTGACCGCGGTGCGCAGGCTCTGCGGCCAGGTGGCGGGCGGACCGAGCGCGGTCGCCGCCCAGTCGACCTCGGCGAGATGCGCGCCCACCTCCGGGTCGGCGGCGAAAAGCGCGCGCGCCGAAGAGGTCAACGAAGCCTCCCCAGCTCCCTCAACACCCAACCGACATCCCTCTTTCCGTCGCGGACCGAACGCACGAAAGCATCCGACGCCCGCCGGGTTCGCCGATCGGCGCCCGGTACGAGCGTCACCTCATGGTCGAACGCCACGGTCGCGGCGTCGTATGTCCCACTGGAAATCCGTGGATGCAGGCTGCCCACAGACGGCCGAAGTGAAACCACCAGTCGAGGCCGCTCAGCGGGTCAGGGCGTCGGGGGCGGCGCGCCGCTGGGAGTCCAGGATCAGCATCGCCACGTGCAGTGACGTCATGGACTCCGCGTCGTCGAGGTCGACGCCGAGCGTCCGGCCGATCGCCGCCAGCCGCTTGTAGAGCGCGGGGCGGCTGATGTGCAGTCGCTGCGCCAGCGCCGCCTTGTTGCCCGCGACCTGCAGGTACTGGCGCAGCACCTCGAGATTGGACAGCGCGCGGTTGTCGTCGTCGACCAGCAGTGCCCGCAGTTCGGTCTCCGCGAACTGCTGCACCCGGGGATCGTCACGCAACAGCGCGATCAGCCCGCGCAGGCGCACGTCGGAGGCGCGGTAGACCGCCTGGGACTTGCCGTGCATCGCGATGGCGACCTCGCCGACGTGGGCGGCTTCGCCGAGCCCGTGGATCGCCTCGACGATCTCGGTGGCGGGGTCGCCGACCGCGCACACCGACCGGGTGCTGCCGTCGAAGCGGCGCAGGTCGGCGTGGATGCGCTCGCCGAGCGCGCTGAGCGCCCGGTCCCAGCCGCCGCGCGCGGGGTTGAGCGCCAGCAAAGCGCCGATCTCCCCGTCGCGGCGGATCGAACACAGCGCGGTGTGGCCGGCGGCGTTGACGGTGTGCGCGACGGCGTCCAGCAACGCCACGTTGCGTTGTTGTGCGACAACGGGATCCAGCACGGCGGCGCCGCGGTCGACGCGTACGACCACCGGTAGGTACCGGGTGGTCTTGCGCAACCCGAGGGCGTGCGCCCGTGCCGCGGCCTCCCGTTCGTCGGTGATGCGGCCCTGCAGCACGTCGTCGATGAGCCCGCTCTGGGCCTGCTGGTGCAGTCCGCTGCGGTTGCGCTCGATCATCCGGTGCAGGGCGAGCGCCGCGGCCGCACGCTCGAGGACCATCGTCGCGCGGGACCGGTCCGCGGGCACCGCGGGCACGATCAGCCTGCCCCATTCCTCGCCGCGGGGACCGACGGAGGTGACCGCCCAGTCCTCGCCGCCGGCGGTCATCCGTGAGCGCCGCTCCCAGTCCTGCAGCAGCGTGGCGGCCGCGTCCCCGCCCGGTGCGACGGCCAGCGCCTGGTGGGCGAGGTCCTCGAGCACGACCGGCTCGTCGAGGATCCGCGCCGCGGCGTCGACGATGCCGGCCGCCGACGCGCGTTTCATGCTCAGCTCGGTGAACGTCTCGTGCACGCGGCGGTCGAACGCCACCTCGTCGTACTGCGCGGCGACGATGCGCCGGTGCACCGCCTCGGTCACGTCGACGAACTTGATCTGCCGGTGCAGTGCGACCAGGGCCAGCCCCAGGCGGGCGGCGTCCTCGGCGACCCTCGCGGGCACCTCCGCCATCGTCGTGCCCAGTTCGACGACGACGCCGACGGCCCCCGCGTCGGCCAGACCCTGCAGGTAGCGGTGCGGGTGGCTGTTCAGTCCGCCGCCGGTGGTCAGCACCAGTTCGCCGCCCTGCAGCAGCGCGGACAGATCTGCGACGTCGCCGACGTGCACCCAGCGGATGGGGTCGTCCCAGCGGCACGCGCTGAGCACCTGCGGGGCGCCGCGTGCGACGACCGGCAGCCCGATCACGTCCGCCACGGTCATCGCCATTTACACAATGTAGCGCTGCGCCAGAAATCGGTGACACTATGCGCCATTCCATGGCGGCGGCGAAGCCGCACACTTCTGGGTATGGCGAACGCAGTGCAGCACTGGTGCAACAACGACATCTTCGCGGGCGGCTCGCAGGCCACCGCGCCCGTGACGAATCCGGCGACCGGTGAGGTGACCGGTCAGGTCGCACTGGCCAGCGTCGAGGACGCGCGTACGGTCATCGAGGCCGCCGCGGCGGCGTTCCCGGCATGGCGTGACACCTCGCTGGCCAAGCGCACCGCGATCCTGTTCACCTTCCGCGAACTGCTCAACGCCCGCAAGCACGAACTCGCCGCGATCATCACCGCCGAACACGGCAAGGTGCTCTCCGACGCCCTGGGTGAGGTGTCCCGCGGCCAGGAGGTCGTCGAATTCGCCTGCGGCATCCCGCATCTGCTCAAGGGCGGCTTCACCGAGAACGCCTCGACGAACGTCGACGTCTACTCCATCCGCCAGCCGCTGGGCGTCGTCGGCATCATCAGCCCGTTCAACTTCCCCGCCATGGTGCCGATGTGGTTCTTCCCCATCGCGATCGCCACCGGCAACACCGTGGTCCTCAAGCCCAGCGAGAAGGACCCCTCGGCCTCACTGTGGCTTGCCCGGCTGTGGGCCGAGGCCGGTCTGCCGCCCGGGGTGTTCAACGTCCTGCAGGGCGACAAGACCGCGGTCGACGAACTGCTGACCAACAAGAGCGTCAAGTCGGTGTCGTTCGTCGGGTCCACCCCGATCGC comes from the Mycolicibacterium litorale genome and includes:
- a CDS encoding STAS domain-containing protein codes for the protein MATPLTVSADRHEDGTPLLVAAGEIDLSNVDTFSRALSTVVDGAGGPVTVDLSAVEYLDSAAIGALTVHADQMPGLRLLANPYLIPVLRISGIDQLATVESAGRDGEPGPG
- a CDS encoding SpoIIE family protein phosphatase, with protein sequence MGVEGAGEASLTSSARALFAADPEVGAHLAEVDWAATALGPPATWPQSLRTAVSILLSSRFPMWMAWGPELTFFCNAAYRRDTLGRKYPWALGRPASEVWAEIWPDIGPRIESVLATGHATWDVALLLFLERSGYSEETYHTFSYSPLRDDGGRVVGMLCVVSEDTERVIAERRMATLRDLGSDPSVVRTEEQMLAFAAEQLSGNLYDLPFTLTYLFDDSGDARLAAASGIAPGPPAAPETLSAQGLSVWPVELPAQGESVLLDVDGESLRLPRGVWPDPPAQALVVPLLQQGADPVGFLVAGLNSHRRLDAGYRGFVELVAGHLAAGIGSARSYRAQQRRAEELAELDLAKTTFFSNISHEFRTPLTLILGPLAELRNRTPGLDEQAHHELELVHRNGLRLAKLVNTLLDFSRIQAGRMQARFEPVDLAAVTAELASVFRSAVERAGLEFTVDCPPLAEPVYVDRDMWEKVVLNLLSNALKFTLEGAVTVRVAHEGGEAVVTVADTGVGIAEADLPRLFERFHRIQTTDARSTEGSGIGLALVKELVGLHGGTITAQSEEGRGTTFTIGMPYGATHLPPDDVAPPRRVSAVSDIADPYVQEALRWLPTEPNAGVDAGVTGAVSGSADAGARVLIADDNADMRSYLTGLLHGAGYEVTAVTDGHEALESVRADIPDLVVSDVMMPRLDGLGLVAALRTEPRTAALPVLLLSARAGQEASIEGLQAGADDYLVKPFAAAEFLARVRANVALARLRNHHNRWRTALIDSLQEAFFVCDEDGAIVEINTAFTEILGYGPEGLPYQPVQPWWPDPDTDPDGYRLTSRAFSGVLEQIHGDHTFPVVHRDGHRVWVSASFNPAEDPDTGRRVTVGTFRDVTAEHYTVQRESALAALNAQLVDADTLDGALHAAVGELLRLWQARRVLAVTFPAPHAPDSDAVPDVICAGEPARWRELPARHRSAITALRDADLLTTDTSEYGTAGITMQHPRGVLVLWIELLEQRPFTPEDHTLLTVLASRLGQGLSRVHQLDQQRETALTLQHAILGPARLPRGFTVRYQPATRPLQVGGDWYDVVDLDGGCIALIVGDCVGHDLDAATVMGQLRSACRALLLDHPSPGAALGGLDRFAARLPGARCTTVWCAVLNPDTGELVYSSAGHPPPILVDADGTVRTLDEARGFALALRPDEQRPEGRVTLSARATLLLYTDGLVERRRASLDTGIGRAADLVAEGRAAALDHVADELMSRLAPEGGYQDDVALLLYRQPAPLDMVFPARNEFLSSSRGALRRWLAQAGVGPDQAMNVLIAAGEAVANAIEHGHRDRPDGFVTLRATAMVDRLYVSVLDTGSWKPPRTKADTRRGRGVALMEGLMDDVTIRPGDDGTAVHLNARII
- a CDS encoding PucR family transcriptional regulator, which translates into the protein MAMTVADVIGLPVVARGAPQVLSACRWDDPIRWVHVGDVADLSALLQGGELVLTTGGGLNSHPHRYLQGLADAGAVGVVVELGTTMAEVPARVAEDAARLGLALVALHRQIKFVDVTEAVHRRIVAAQYDEVAFDRRVHETFTELSMKRASAAGIVDAAARILDEPVVLEDLAHQALAVAPGGDAAATLLQDWERRSRMTAGGEDWAVTSVGPRGEEWGRLIVPAVPADRSRATMVLERAAAALALHRMIERNRSGLHQQAQSGLIDDVLQGRITDEREAAARAHALGLRKTTRYLPVVVRVDRGAAVLDPVVAQQRNVALLDAVAHTVNAAGHTALCSIRRDGEIGALLALNPARGGWDRALSALGERIHADLRRFDGSTRSVCAVGDPATEIVEAIHGLGEAAHVGEVAIAMHGKSQAVYRASDVRLRGLIALLRDDPRVQQFAETELRALLVDDDNRALSNLEVLRQYLQVAGNKAALAQRLHISRPALYKRLAAIGRTLGVDLDDAESMTSLHVAMLILDSQRRAAPDALTR